A stretch of Lactuca sativa cultivar Salinas chromosome 6, Lsat_Salinas_v11, whole genome shotgun sequence DNA encodes these proteins:
- the LOC111886080 gene encoding auxin-induced protein PCNT115 has translation MSGVRRIKLGSQGLEVSAIGLGCMGMSHGYGPAKPEEDMIKVIHHAINSGVTHLDTSDVYGPHTNEILVGKALKGVKREDVQLATKFGIKFGETIGQSEVHGEPEYVRACCEASLKRLDVDYIDLYYVHRIDTTVPIEITMGELKKLVEEGKIKYIGLSEAGPATIRRAHAVHPITAVQLEWSLWTRDAEEEVIPTCRELGIGIVPFAPLGCGFFATGPKLVDNLADNDFRKILPRIQGENFDHNKVLFERIGEMAQRKGCTLSQLALSWVLHQGDDVGPIPGTTKIENLNQNLGALAVKLTAEDLAELQSISFKGARMPDFVLVHSYTNSDTPPLSSWKSE, from the exons ATGTCAGGTGTCAGAAGAATTAAGCTCGGATCACAGGGGCTTGAGGTTTCAGCTATCGGACTAGGATGTATGGGCATGTCTCATGGCTATGGACCTGCCAAACCTGAAGAAGACATGATCAAAGTCATCCATCACGCCATTAACTCCGGCGTGACTCACCTCGACACCTCCGACGTCTACGGACCTCACACTAACGAAATCCTCGTCGGCAAG GCTTTGAAAGGAGTGAAGAGAGAGGATGTTCAATTAGCCACGAAATTTGGGATCAAATTTGGGGAAACAATCGGTCAATCAGAAGTCCACGGGGAACCTGAGTACGTGAGGGCTTGTTGTGAAGCTAGCTTGAAGAGGCTTGATGTTGATTACATTGATCTTTACTATGTTCATCGCATCGATACAACTGTCCCTATTGAAATCACA ATGGGAGAACTAAAGAAACTGGTTGAAGAAGGAAAAATAAAATACATTGGTCTATCAGAAGCCGGACCTGCAACCATCAGAAGAGCACACGCTGTTCATCCAATAACAGCTGTACAGCTGGAGTGGTCTTTGTGGACTAGAGATGCAGAAGAAGAAGTCATTCCTACCTGCAG AGAATTGGGAATTGGAATTGTTCCTTTTGCTCCTTTGGGTTGTGGGTTCTTTGCAACAGGTCCAAAGTTAGTGGACAATTTGGCAGATAACGACTTTAGAAAG ATTTTACCAAGGATCCAAGGAGAGAACTTTGACCACAATAAGGTCCTATTTGAGCGAATTGGTGAAATGGCACAAAGAAAGGGGTGCACCCTGTCACAGTTGGCACTATCTTGGGTCCTGCACCAAGGTGATGATGTGGGTCCCATCCCGGGTACAACCAAGATTGAAAATTTGAACCAAAACCTTGGAGCCCTTGCAGTTAAACTCACAGCTGAGGATTTGGCTGAGCTTCAGTCTATATCATTCAAGGGTGCTAGAATGCCTGACTTTGTTTTGGTTCATAGTTATACAAACTCGGATACTCCACCTTTGTCCTCATGGAAATCGGAATAA